Proteins from one candidate division KSB1 bacterium genomic window:
- a CDS encoding C40 family peptidase has translation MPPLLSVLRPTGALLLFALLLGTGCKRLEKDLPPAVTAAIQSVQEKHCPDRRLCVFNVQVVMLGANLKLTGELSDPRVRNELVAAVKEAAPNFKVEEEIRLLPDETLGGRRFAIVRTAVANMRSAPEHPAELSNQLLMGSLLSLLKKERGWYYAQAEDGYLGWLPSSSLKVVTQEGLDAWLAGDLVAFNRLDGVVHHEPRAGALPVSALVWGCTLRRLETLESKTGAGKQKWVRVELPDGRQGFVEAELLSERDKVFPTTPGTTAGVVATAQKFLGVPYLWGGTSPNGFDCSGFTQMVFRLNGVALLRDASQQARQGDAVDAGRNFENLQPADLLFFGEQEDRISHVAISLGGPRFIHASDFVEINSLAEEDEDYSAYRRETFRFARRHAALQPSPAPAAGSD, from the coding sequence ATGCCGCCATTGTTGTCTGTGCTGCGCCCAACGGGCGCGCTGCTGTTGTTTGCCTTGCTGCTGGGGACGGGATGCAAACGCCTTGAAAAAGACCTGCCGCCGGCGGTCACCGCGGCGATCCAGAGCGTGCAGGAAAAGCACTGTCCCGACCGGCGGCTGTGTGTCTTCAATGTGCAGGTCGTGATGCTGGGCGCCAATCTCAAGCTCACCGGCGAATTGTCCGACCCGCGGGTGCGCAATGAGCTGGTGGCAGCCGTGAAAGAAGCGGCGCCCAATTTCAAAGTCGAAGAGGAAATCCGGTTGTTGCCGGACGAGACGCTGGGCGGCCGGCGCTTTGCGATCGTGCGCACCGCGGTGGCCAACATGCGCAGCGCGCCGGAGCACCCCGCCGAGTTGTCCAACCAGCTTCTCATGGGCAGCCTGCTGTCCTTGCTCAAGAAGGAACGCGGCTGGTATTACGCGCAGGCGGAAGACGGCTATCTCGGCTGGCTGCCCTCCAGCTCGCTCAAAGTCGTGACGCAGGAAGGCCTCGATGCCTGGCTTGCCGGCGACCTGGTGGCATTCAATCGCCTTGATGGTGTGGTGCATCACGAACCCCGGGCCGGTGCCCTTCCCGTGTCCGCGCTGGTCTGGGGGTGCACACTGCGGCGGCTGGAAACCCTCGAAAGCAAGACCGGTGCAGGCAAACAGAAATGGGTCCGGGTGGAATTGCCGGATGGCCGTCAGGGTTTCGTGGAAGCTGAACTGCTGAGTGAACGTGACAAAGTTTTCCCGACCACTCCCGGCACCACTGCGGGCGTGGTGGCAACCGCGCAGAAGTTTCTCGGTGTGCCTTATCTCTGGGGTGGCACGTCACCCAACGGCTTTGACTGTTCCGGCTTCACCCAGATGGTGTTTCGGCTGAACGGTGTGGCACTGCTGCGCGATGCCAGCCAGCAGGCGCGCCAGGGTGATGCCGTCGATGCCGGTCGTAACTTTGAAAATTTGCAACCTGCGGATCTGCTCTTTTTCGGCGAGCAGGAAGACCGGATCAGCCATGTGGCGATCTCGCTGGGCGGACCGCGTTTCATTCACGCCTCGGATTTCGTCGAGATCAACAGTCTGGCGGAGGAAGACGAGGACTATTCCGCCTATCGTCGCGAGACCTTCCGGTTTGCGCGGCGGCATGCCGCACTCCAACCCTCGCCGGCGCCCGCCGCCGGCAGCGATTGA
- the ppk1 gene encoding polyphosphate kinase 1: protein MNPSSRTELHDDSMPVAAKLPAAADNGQLASTVSATLPAPARMNNRDLSWLEFNERVLEEARDESVPILERLKFLAIFASNLDEFFMVRVATIRRQIEAGVTAPGPDGLTPAQVMAAITERVHQAHERMGQCFRDQIMPELIRAGIILVDEQSANAKQVAFAGKYFQTNVKPLLTPLTIDYTHPFPSLHNKTLYFCVELAHRKKSKKKLSLRLALVLIPSQALGRFVQLPSDNDKKYLIRLDDIIRLNLNEIFPGEQVLGCYAVKVVRDAELDFVEEEADDLLATIEKSLIQRRKAPATRFLYDPAMPQRMLATFVHELKLSPSNLFPGGRYHSFSDFMQFPGFSAPHLQYPPLPPLPVAVLERTRDLFAVIRRREVLLHHPYQRFTYVEKFLKRAADDPNVVSIKITLYRISAKSEIARALARAAKKGKHVTAIVEIKARFDEEVNISWAKKLEKHGVHVIYGVPRLKTHCKLAMVARKEAGAIRLYCHLSTGNYNDKTAQIYGDLGMLTAREEITQEVATVFDMLTGDLTPRPFKYLLVAPHYLRSAFVSRIRREAENARAGKKAGIIAKMNALVDADMINELYAASAAGVPIRLLVRGICSLKPGVPGLSDNISAISIIDRFLEHARVYIFENDGNREYFLSSGDWMTRNLDRRVEVAFPVLDPELQQQVQDIIDLQLADNVKARVLLPDGTNFRRKIEGKPVRSQEALYEYTQRFTRLEPEDSETALQLHTWPGNVEP from the coding sequence ATGAACCCTTCATCACGGACTGAACTGCACGACGACAGCATGCCGGTGGCCGCGAAGTTGCCGGCGGCCGCGGACAATGGCCAACTCGCCAGCACGGTCAGCGCGACGCTGCCGGCGCCAGCGCGCATGAACAATCGTGACTTGAGCTGGCTGGAGTTCAACGAGCGCGTGCTGGAGGAGGCGCGCGATGAAAGCGTGCCGATTCTCGAACGCCTGAAATTTCTCGCCATTTTTGCCTCCAACCTCGATGAGTTTTTCATGGTGCGCGTGGCGACCATCCGGCGGCAGATTGAAGCGGGCGTCACGGCACCCGGCCCGGACGGTCTGACCCCGGCGCAGGTGATGGCGGCGATCACGGAACGTGTGCACCAGGCGCACGAACGCATGGGTCAATGCTTCCGGGACCAGATCATGCCGGAGCTCATCCGCGCCGGCATCATCCTGGTCGATGAACAAAGTGCGAACGCCAAACAGGTGGCGTTTGCCGGCAAATATTTCCAAACCAATGTGAAGCCGCTGCTTACGCCGCTCACCATCGACTACACCCATCCCTTTCCCAGCCTGCACAACAAGACGCTTTATTTTTGCGTGGAGCTGGCGCATCGCAAAAAATCCAAGAAAAAACTCTCCCTGCGCCTGGCGCTGGTGCTGATTCCCTCGCAGGCGCTGGGCCGGTTCGTGCAACTGCCCTCGGACAACGACAAGAAGTACCTGATCCGGCTGGATGACATCATTCGCCTGAATCTCAACGAGATTTTTCCGGGCGAGCAGGTGCTGGGCTGCTATGCCGTCAAAGTCGTGCGCGACGCCGAACTGGATTTCGTGGAGGAGGAGGCCGACGATCTGCTCGCGACCATCGAGAAAAGCCTGATTCAGCGCCGCAAGGCTCCCGCCACCCGCTTCCTGTATGATCCGGCGATGCCCCAGCGCATGCTGGCAACTTTCGTGCATGAGTTGAAGCTCTCCCCCAGCAACCTGTTTCCCGGCGGCCGCTATCATTCCTTCTCCGATTTCATGCAGTTTCCCGGTTTCAGCGCGCCGCACCTGCAATATCCCCCGCTGCCGCCGCTGCCGGTGGCGGTGCTGGAAAGGACCCGCGATCTCTTCGCCGTCATCCGCAGGCGCGAGGTGCTGCTGCACCACCCCTACCAGCGGTTCACCTACGTCGAAAAATTCCTGAAGCGCGCGGCGGATGACCCCAACGTGGTGTCCATCAAGATCACGCTCTACCGCATCTCCGCCAAATCAGAAATCGCCCGGGCGCTGGCGCGGGCGGCCAAAAAGGGCAAGCACGTCACCGCCATCGTCGAGATCAAGGCGCGCTTCGACGAGGAGGTCAACATCTCCTGGGCCAAGAAACTCGAAAAGCACGGCGTGCACGTCATCTACGGCGTGCCGCGTTTGAAGACCCACTGCAAGCTGGCGATGGTCGCGCGCAAGGAAGCGGGGGCGATCCGCCTGTATTGCCACCTCAGCACCGGCAATTACAATGACAAGACCGCGCAAATCTACGGCGATCTCGGCATGCTCACCGCGCGCGAGGAGATCACTCAGGAAGTCGCCACCGTTTTCGACATGCTCACCGGCGACCTCACGCCGCGACCCTTCAAATATCTGCTCGTCGCCCCGCATTATTTGCGCAGTGCCTTCGTCAGCCGCATCCGCCGCGAAGCCGAAAATGCCCGCGCCGGCAAAAAGGCCGGCATCATCGCCAAAATGAACGCGCTGGTGGATGCCGACATGATCAACGAACTCTATGCCGCCAGTGCCGCCGGCGTGCCGATTCGGCTGCTGGTGCGCGGCATCTGCAGCCTGAAACCGGGCGTCCCCGGCCTGAGTGACAACATTTCGGCGATCAGCATCATCGACCGCTTCCTGGAACATGCGCGCGTTTACATCTTCGAGAATGACGGCAACCGTGAATATTTTCTGTCCAGCGGGGACTGGATGACACGCAACCTCGACCGCCGCGTGGAAGTCGCCTTTCCGGTGCTCGACCCCGAGCTGCAGCAACAGGTGCAGGACATCATCGACCTGCAACTGGCCGACAACGTCAAAGCGCGTGTGCTCCTGCCCGACGGCACCAACTTCCGCCGCAAAATCGAGGGCAAACCGGTACGCTCACAGGAAGCCCTGTACGAATACACCCAGCGCTTCACCAGGCTGGAGCCGGAAGACAGCGAGACTGCGCTGCAACTGCACACGTGGCCCGGCAATGTCGAGCCGTGA
- a CDS encoding MFS transporter, giving the protein MPPAQTITWRNGFQPAFWIANVLELFERFAFYGSKAVLAVYLANTIGLGAQAAGSLAGLYSGLIFSLPIIAGTFVDRYGFRPTLMVCFAMFALGYFLIGLAGMPAGQGLVQAFGKTGYLTAVLILTAIGGSLIKPCIVGTVAKTSHPEVKALGYSIYYTLVNLGGAIGPILALQVREGLGIQYVLVMSSLTSLLLLLATFLFFKEPEAGEAGDNRRTLGQVFRDMLLVFRNFRFISFLVIFSGFWIMFWQIFYSFPFYVTEVLHFPRFELLETIDAWTIIVVGVPMTALVKKWRPITAMTLGFALASCCWLIIAGWPTVTAAILGIALFAFGEATQAPRFYEYVAGLAPREQVGTFMGFAFLPVAIGAFVGGPLGGWLVQQYLRDTLNPAMMWYMVAAVGFVATALMLLYNKFFTPKN; this is encoded by the coding sequence ATGCCCCCCGCGCAAACCATCACCTGGCGCAACGGTTTCCAACCCGCCTTTTGGATTGCCAATGTTCTGGAGTTGTTCGAGCGTTTTGCCTTCTATGGTTCGAAGGCTGTGCTCGCCGTTTATCTCGCCAACACCATCGGCTTGGGGGCGCAAGCCGCCGGCAGCCTGGCCGGGCTGTATTCCGGTCTCATTTTCTCGCTGCCAATTATTGCGGGTACTTTTGTCGATCGTTACGGTTTCCGCCCTACGCTCATGGTCTGCTTCGCGATGTTCGCCCTCGGCTATTTTCTCATCGGCCTGGCCGGCATGCCCGCCGGCCAGGGGCTGGTGCAGGCATTCGGCAAAACCGGCTACCTCACCGCTGTGCTGATTCTCACCGCGATTGGCGGTTCGCTGATCAAACCCTGCATCGTCGGCACGGTCGCCAAAACTTCCCATCCCGAGGTGAAGGCATTGGGGTACTCGATCTACTACACCCTGGTGAACCTGGGCGGCGCGATTGGCCCGATTCTCGCCCTGCAGGTGCGCGAGGGCCTCGGCATTCAGTATGTGCTGGTGATGTCCTCCCTGACCTCCCTGCTGTTGCTGCTGGCGACCTTTCTCTTCTTCAAAGAGCCGGAGGCCGGCGAAGCCGGCGACAACCGCCGAACGCTCGGCCAGGTATTCCGTGACATGCTGCTGGTGTTCCGCAATTTTCGTTTCATCAGCTTCCTGGTTATCTTCTCCGGCTTTTGGATCATGTTCTGGCAGATCTTTTATTCCTTCCCGTTTTATGTCACGGAGGTGCTGCACTTCCCGCGCTTCGAATTGCTGGAAACCATCGACGCCTGGACCATCATTGTGGTGGGCGTGCCCATGACCGCGCTGGTGAAGAAGTGGCGGCCCATCACCGCCATGACCCTGGGCTTTGCCCTGGCCAGTTGCTGCTGGCTGATCATCGCAGGCTGGCCGACCGTGACCGCCGCCATCCTTGGCATCGCCCTGTTTGCCTTTGGGGAGGCGACACAGGCACCGCGCTTTTACGAATATGTCGCCGGCCTGGCGCCCCGGGAGCAGGTGGGCACGTTCATGGGCTTCGCCTTCCTGCCGGTGGCCATCGGCGCGTTTGTCGGCGGGCCGCTCGGCGGCTGGCTGGTGCAGCAGTATTTGCGCGATACGCTCAACCCGGCGATGATGTGGTACATGGTCGCGGCGGTGGGCTTCGTCGCCACGGCTTTGATGTTGCTCTACAACAAATTTTTTACCCCCAAAAATTGA
- a CDS encoding class I SAM-dependent rRNA methyltransferase — MPKLFLKPGRDRAVRRFHPWIFSGAVARLEGAAEPGAVVEVYSAEAAFLARGFYNPRSQIVCRLLTWQEQEIGRDFFRERIAAAYHSRLRLWPAAEVTDSFRVVNAEGDGLPGLIVDKYADFLVVQLGTLGMAARRELLCEVLQEVIAPRGIFEKSAGPALLEEGLAPTVQVVRGEAPPETIVIRENNLWFEVNVSSGQKTGFFLDQRDNRAWVARLSAGRSVLNGFGYTGAFSVYAAKAGARSVVTVDSSSAAVTLAKENFRRNSLAVLPENFVTADLFRYLRETTQQFDFIILDPPAFAHRQKEVDNAARAYKDINLQALKLIAPGGLLLTCSCSQPVSPELFQKILFAAAVDAGRRVRILGQSGHAPDHPISLYHPEGRYLQAVLLAVD; from the coding sequence ATGCCCAAGCTTTTTCTCAAACCTGGACGTGACCGTGCGGTGCGACGGTTTCACCCCTGGATTTTTTCGGGCGCGGTCGCCCGGCTGGAGGGCGCGGCCGAGCCTGGCGCGGTGGTGGAGGTGTACAGTGCCGAGGCTGCTTTCCTGGCGCGCGGTTTCTACAATCCCCGTTCCCAAATCGTTTGCCGGCTGCTCACCTGGCAGGAGCAGGAGATTGGCCGCGATTTTTTTCGCGAGAGGATCGCGGCCGCCTATCACAGCCGGCTGCGGCTGTGGCCGGCGGCCGAGGTCACGGACTCTTTTCGGGTGGTCAATGCCGAGGGCGACGGGCTGCCCGGCTTGATCGTGGACAAGTATGCGGATTTTCTGGTGGTGCAACTCGGCACGCTGGGCATGGCGGCGCGGCGCGAGCTGTTGTGCGAAGTGTTGCAGGAGGTGATTGCGCCACGCGGCATTTTCGAGAAGAGCGCCGGCCCGGCGCTGCTGGAGGAAGGCCTGGCGCCGACGGTGCAGGTGGTGCGCGGCGAGGCCCCGCCGGAGACCATCGTGATTCGCGAAAACAATTTGTGGTTTGAAGTGAATGTCAGCAGCGGGCAGAAAACGGGGTTCTTTTTGGATCAACGCGACAATCGCGCCTGGGTGGCGCGGCTGAGCGCGGGCCGCAGCGTGCTGAATGGTTTCGGTTACACCGGGGCGTTCTCCGTCTATGCCGCCAAAGCCGGCGCCCGCAGCGTCGTGACCGTGGATTCCTCCTCGGCCGCCGTGACGCTGGCAAAGGAGAATTTCCGGCGCAATAGCCTGGCGGTGCTGCCGGAAAATTTCGTCACCGCCGATCTTTTTCGCTACCTGCGCGAGACCACACAGCAATTCGATTTCATCATTCTTGATCCCCCCGCGTTCGCCCACCGCCAAAAAGAGGTTGACAACGCCGCCCGTGCCTACAAGGATATCAACCTGCAGGCGTTGAAGCTCATCGCGCCGGGCGGGTTGTTGCTCACCTGCTCCTGTTCGCAGCCGGTCTCACCCGAGCTGTTTCAAAAGATTCTTTTTGCGGCCGCGGTCGATGCCGGTCGCCGCGTGCGCATTCTCGGGCAAAGCGGACATGCCCCCGATCATCCCATCAGCCTGTATCATCCCGAAGGTCGTTATTTGCAGGCGGTGTTGCTGGCGGTGGATTGA
- a CDS encoding DUF4258 domain-containing protein, with translation MAAVKGGANSESMAETKSLTNYRITDHARDEMARCQITAAEVVRVLAAPEQIETVREGREVYQSRLQAGDPPTIYLLRVFVDSDRFPPDVVTVYRSSKVAKYWRTAT, from the coding sequence ATGGCTGCGGTCAAAGGGGGGGCGAATAGCGAGAGCATGGCGGAAACAAAATCCCTTACCAACTACCGCATCACTGACCACGCCCGCGACGAGATGGCTCGTTGTCAAATCACCGCGGCAGAAGTGGTCAGGGTGTTGGCCGCCCCGGAGCAGATCGAAACCGTGCGTGAAGGTCGTGAAGTTTATCAATCCCGGCTGCAAGCCGGCGACCCGCCCACAATTTATCTGCTGCGCGTGTTTGTAGATAGTGACCGCTTTCCCCCGGATGTGGTAACCGTGTATCGAAGCAGCAAAGTGGCGAAGTATTGGAGAACTGCAACATGA
- a CDS encoding acetyl-CoA C-acetyltransferase, with the protein MFPDIFILSAVRTPIGKFGGVFAEMTAPELGAIAARAALERARLQPSQINEVIMGNARPAGVGPNPARQIARRAGVPDEIPAYTVNKACGSSLRALLNAVQALKCGDAEAVLVGGSESMSRVPYLLTKARWGYRLGHEKVVDAMYQDGFLCPLCGQIMGETAETLAKQYNISREEQDRYAMESQHRCEAARKQGRFADEIVPVEITVGRGEKQMITADEHPRDGVTMASLAKLPPVFSREGTVHAGNSSGIVDGAAALVLATEAFAKRHQTPVLARVAGYATAGVDPALMGLGPVPAVRRLLERHQLRLDEIDLIELNEAFAAQVLACDRELHFDRARLNVNGGAIALGHPIGATGARITVTLLHEMQKRRAKRGLATLCISGGLGIALLLERV; encoded by the coding sequence ATGTTCCCCGACATTTTCATCCTTTCGGCGGTGCGCACCCCGATCGGCAAGTTTGGCGGCGTGTTTGCGGAAATGACGGCGCCTGAACTGGGCGCCATCGCCGCCAGGGCCGCGCTCGAACGCGCCCGATTGCAGCCCTCCCAAATCAATGAAGTGATCATGGGCAATGCCCGGCCGGCGGGTGTCGGGCCCAATCCGGCGCGGCAAATCGCCCGGCGCGCCGGCGTGCCCGATGAAATTCCCGCCTACACCGTGAACAAGGCTTGCGGCTCGAGTCTGCGCGCCCTGCTCAATGCCGTGCAGGCCTTGAAATGTGGTGACGCCGAAGCCGTCCTCGTGGGCGGCAGCGAAAGCATGAGCCGCGTGCCCTATTTGCTTACCAAGGCGCGCTGGGGCTACCGGCTGGGCCATGAGAAAGTCGTTGATGCCATGTATCAGGACGGTTTTCTCTGCCCGTTGTGCGGTCAAATCATGGGCGAGACCGCCGAAACGCTGGCCAAACAGTACAACATCTCCCGGGAAGAACAAGACCGCTACGCCATGGAGAGTCAGCACCGTTGCGAAGCGGCGCGCAAACAGGGCCGTTTTGCTGATGAAATCGTGCCGGTCGAAATCACGGTGGGCAGAGGGGAAAAGCAGATGATCACGGCGGACGAACATCCACGCGACGGGGTGACGATGGCAAGCCTGGCCAAGCTGCCGCCGGTGTTCAGCCGGGAAGGGACGGTTCACGCCGGCAATTCCTCCGGCATCGTTGATGGCGCGGCCGCGTTGGTGCTGGCCACCGAAGCCTTTGCAAAACGTCACCAGACTCCCGTGTTGGCGCGCGTGGCCGGTTATGCCACGGCCGGAGTCGATCCCGCCCTCATGGGCCTCGGGCCGGTGCCGGCGGTGCGCCGGCTGCTGGAGCGGCACCAGCTCCGTCTCGACGAGATTGATCTCATTGAATTGAATGAGGCCTTCGCCGCGCAGGTGCTGGCCTGTGATCGCGAGCTGCATTTCGACCGCGCGCGCTTGAATGTCAACGGCGGCGCGATCGCCCTCGGCCATCCCATCGGCGCCACCGGCGCGCGCATCACAGTGACCCTGCTGCATGAGATGCAAAAACGGCGGGCGAAACGCGGCCTTGCCACCCTGTGCATCAGCGGCGGGCTCGGCATTGCCCTGTTGCTGGAAAGGGTGTAG
- a CDS encoding aldehyde dehydrogenase family protein, whose amino-acid sequence MLTKLFINGKWEEAASGRTFPTINPATTEVIAHVAEGDAADIDRAVKAAVAALEGPWGRMDAAQRGRILWKMGERILARADELARLETLDNGKTITESSRIDVPYAADLYFYYAGAATKLEGHTIPVNGPYFNYTLREPLGVVGLIVPWNFPLLLASRKVAAALAAGNTVVLKPAAQTPLTALVLAEIGMEAGLPPGVLNVVPGHGATAGAALVKHPQVDGIALTGGTATGQQLMRDAAATVKKLHLELGGKSPNIVFADADLEAAARMALLGIFYNKGEVCTAGSRLLVEKPIYDSFMAKLLERAQKLQPGDPLDPKSRLGPLVSEAQLANVKRYVEIGEREGARLICGGRPPEPAPGKGYFFQPTIFDNVAPNATIAQEEIFGPVLAAMPFHDGEELLKIANGTIYGLAAAIWTKDIKKAHRLARALKAGTVWINTYNNYDAAMPYGGYKASGFGRESGMEAFEFYSQSKSVWVDLS is encoded by the coding sequence ATGCTCACCAAACTCTTCATCAACGGAAAATGGGAGGAGGCGGCCAGCGGTCGCACTTTTCCCACCATCAATCCCGCCACCACGGAAGTGATTGCCCATGTTGCCGAAGGCGATGCGGCGGACATTGACCGCGCGGTGAAAGCCGCGGTTGCCGCCCTGGAGGGCCCCTGGGGCCGGATGGATGCCGCCCAGCGCGGCCGCATCCTTTGGAAGATGGGGGAGCGCATCCTCGCCCGCGCCGATGAACTCGCCCGCCTCGAAACCCTCGACAACGGCAAGACGATCACCGAATCCAGCCGCATCGATGTGCCTTATGCGGCAGACTTGTATTTTTACTATGCCGGCGCTGCCACCAAACTGGAGGGGCACACCATCCCGGTCAACGGGCCGTACTTCAACTACACTCTGCGCGAACCGCTCGGGGTGGTGGGGCTGATTGTGCCGTGGAACTTTCCCCTGCTGCTGGCTTCGCGCAAAGTGGCGGCGGCGCTCGCGGCCGGCAACACGGTGGTGTTGAAACCGGCGGCCCAAACACCGTTGACGGCGCTGGTGCTGGCGGAAATCGGCATGGAAGCGGGCCTGCCGCCGGGCGTGTTGAATGTCGTGCCCGGCCACGGAGCCACTGCCGGCGCCGCGCTGGTGAAGCATCCGCAAGTCGATGGCATTGCCCTCACCGGCGGCACAGCCACCGGCCAGCAGCTCATGCGCGACGCCGCCGCCACCGTGAAGAAGTTGCATCTTGAGCTGGGCGGCAAATCGCCCAACATTGTTTTCGCCGATGCCGATCTCGAGGCCGCAGCGCGCATGGCGCTGCTGGGCATTTTCTACAACAAGGGCGAAGTATGCACCGCGGGCTCCCGCCTGCTGGTGGAAAAACCGATTTACGACAGTTTCATGGCGAAGCTGCTCGAACGCGCGCAGAAGCTGCAGCCCGGGGATCCGCTCGATCCCAAGTCGCGTCTTGGCCCGCTGGTTTCCGAGGCGCAGTTGGCCAACGTCAAACGCTATGTTGAAATCGGCGAACGCGAAGGCGCCCGGCTGATCTGTGGCGGGCGGCCGCCGGAGCCGGCACCCGGCAAGGGATATTTCTTTCAACCCACAATTTTTGACAACGTCGCCCCGAATGCCACCATCGCGCAGGAGGAGATCTTCGGTCCGGTGCTCGCGGCCATGCCGTTTCACGATGGCGAGGAACTGCTGAAAATCGCCAACGGCACCATTTACGGACTGGCGGCGGCGATTTGGACGAAGGACATCAAGAAGGCGCACCGGCTCGCCCGGGCCCTGAAGGCCGGCACGGTGTGGATCAACACCTACAATAATTATGACGCCGCCATGCCTTACGGTGGCTACAAGGCCAGCGGCTTTGGCCGCGAGAGCGGCATGGAAGCGTTCGAGTTTTATTCCCAGTCGAAAAGTGTGTGGGTGGATCTGAGCTGA
- a CDS encoding CHASE2 domain-containing protein gives MMLHTFRKICAHPVFALSVIVMCYSALALFPLSWREKAEEAVVDLQFRLRGNRPLSDKIVLVYLGAEELQALGGWPLTRDYYGHLLHGLHRARAQVVGLDLLFDRAERHHPDRDSLLAGFLRSAGNVCLPLAFAELTPADSTTPVRPGLPPRLARGHAPLLPLPAFRQNAAALGFSNLDDDAVIRKTPLVLRHDDTLRYAFGFELARLYLGIAPDSVQTTARTLRLAGAKPARREIPLDHQGRLRLNHFGSVDEVTAWSFVELLRRFNRAPDSLDFSGKIVLLTATAPGLSVLTATPLSESLPAALIHATIAENIIAQNFLRESPMLLRVVMITLLVLAASWIGRSRHAATVLVLSVAVLGILALRAIILFRTANLVVPVLLPALAYLTALAFLRVRRQQAH, from the coding sequence ATGATGCTGCACACCTTTCGCAAGATCTGCGCCCACCCGGTGTTTGCGCTCAGCGTCATCGTGATGTGCTACTCTGCCCTTGCTCTCTTTCCCCTGTCCTGGCGGGAGAAAGCAGAGGAGGCCGTGGTCGATCTGCAATTTCGACTGCGCGGTAACCGACCGCTTTCGGATAAAATCGTCCTGGTTTATCTCGGCGCTGAAGAGCTGCAGGCGCTGGGCGGCTGGCCGCTCACGCGGGATTATTATGGTCACCTGCTGCACGGCTTGCACCGCGCCCGCGCCCAAGTCGTGGGTCTTGACCTGTTGTTCGACCGCGCCGAGCGCCATCATCCCGACCGCGACAGCCTGCTGGCCGGCTTCCTGCGTTCCGCCGGCAACGTCTGCCTGCCGCTGGCGTTTGCCGAACTGACTCCTGCTGATTCCACCACCCCTGTGCGCCCCGGCTTGCCGCCCCGGCTCGCCCGCGGGCACGCGCCGCTCCTGCCGTTGCCCGCGTTTCGTCAAAATGCTGCAGCTTTGGGATTCAGCAATCTCGACGATGACGCCGTCATCCGCAAGACGCCGCTGGTGCTGCGTCATGACGATACGCTGCGCTATGCCTTCGGCTTCGAATTGGCGCGGCTGTATCTGGGGATTGCGCCCGACTCGGTGCAAACAACCGCGCGCACGCTGCGGCTGGCGGGGGCCAAACCGGCACGCCGGGAAATTCCGCTGGATCACCAGGGCCGGCTGCGTTTGAATCATTTCGGCAGTGTCGATGAGGTCACGGCCTGGAGTTTTGTCGAACTCCTGCGGCGTTTCAACCGCGCGCCTGACTCGCTTGACTTCAGCGGCAAAATCGTGTTGCTGACTGCCACTGCGCCGGGCCTGTCCGTGCTGACGGCCACCCCGCTGAGCGAGTCATTGCCAGCCGCGCTGATTCACGCCACCATTGCGGAAAATATCATCGCACAAAATTTCCTGCGCGAGTCGCCGATGCTGCTGCGGGTGGTAATGATCACGCTGCTGGTGCTGGCGGCCTCGTGGATCGGCCGTTCCCGGCACGCCGCGACAGTTCTGGTTCTCAGCGTGGCTGTGCTTGGGATCCTCGCACTGCGTGCCATCATTCTTTTTCGCACCGCCAATCTGGTTGTGCCGGTGTTGCTGCCGGCGCTGGCTTACCTGACGGCCCTGGCTTTTCTCCGCGTTCGGCGCCAGCAGGCGCACTAG
- a CDS encoding DUF1648 domain-containing protein, with amino-acid sequence MAAMKTAVSRPAERPVLALSPSRFEIFLRFTTALGMLTFVYLLMKHFPTLPDRIPVHFNAAGEVDGWGSKSHLLVLFGLIVALTLLLTILRRFPHKFNYLYPITPQNAEKQYRLACELLALLQTEVVWLFTYVGWRMIIPAQQDAGRLSILFLPVIIVINVGTLIFYFVRSSRAR; translated from the coding sequence ATGGCAGCCATGAAAACGGCAGTCTCCCGGCCGGCAGAACGCCCGGTGCTGGCCCTTTCCCCCTCCCGCTTCGAGATTTTTCTCCGCTTCACGACTGCGCTGGGAATGCTGACATTCGTGTATCTGTTGATGAAGCACTTCCCAACGCTGCCCGACCGCATCCCGGTTCACTTCAACGCGGCGGGGGAAGTGGATGGCTGGGGCAGCAAGAGCCACCTGCTGGTGCTCTTTGGCCTGATTGTGGCCCTCACACTGCTGCTGACCATCCTGCGCCGCTTTCCCCACAAGTTCAACTATCTGTATCCCATCACCCCGCAAAACGCGGAGAAGCAATACCGTCTGGCGTGTGAGCTGCTGGCACTGCTGCAGACGGAAGTGGTTTGGTTATTCACCTATGTCGGTTGGCGGATGATCATACCCGCGCAGCAAGACGCCGGCAGGTTGAGCATTCTGTTCTTGCCGGTGATCATTGTGATCAATGTTGGCACTTTGATTTTTTATTTCGTCCGGTCCTCCCGAGCCCGCTGA
- a CDS encoding DUF2283 domain-containing protein — translation MKVIYDRATDTLTIIFAETAVAESDEDKPGVILDYDAAGNLVSLEILDASRRVASPNQIEYQMAPMPA, via the coding sequence ATGAAAGTCATCTATGACCGCGCAACGGATACGCTCACGATTATCTTTGCCGAGACCGCGGTTGCGGAAAGCGACGAAGACAAGCCGGGAGTGATTTTGGACTACGATGCTGCCGGCAATTTGGTATCCTTGGAAATCCTCGATGCTTCCCGGCGGGTCGCTTCACCAAACCAGATTGAATATCAAATGGCTCCGATGCCGGCATGA